In Deferribacter desulfuricans SSM1, the following are encoded in one genomic region:
- a CDS encoding lysophospholipid acyltransferase family protein — translation MNESVLNIGYHILKNYYKTLRYELVNREVVDSLRERGEQIVFAIFHGQLFPFVNLHKNEKIVTIVSESKDGDIADYFLKKFGFQTVRGSSSRGGVKAVIGAKRLMGEEYDAAITVDGPKGPIYEVKPGVIYLAKKKLRPIVPAIAKCYKYKQFKSWDRFVLPYPFSKIKIVYGEPIYFSKNMDETLLEQDRLFLQKRMLELLNDNT, via the coding sequence ATGAATGAATCTGTTTTAAACATAGGATATCACATACTAAAAAATTACTATAAAACGTTGAGGTATGAATTAGTTAATAGAGAAGTAGTGGATAGTTTAAGAGAAAGAGGGGAGCAAATAGTTTTTGCCATTTTTCATGGGCAGCTGTTCCCTTTTGTTAATTTACATAAAAATGAAAAAATTGTTACAATTGTTTCAGAAAGTAAAGATGGTGACATTGCCGATTATTTTTTAAAGAAGTTTGGATTTCAAACAGTGAGAGGTTCATCGTCTCGAGGTGGGGTGAAGGCCGTTATTGGTGCAAAGCGTTTAATGGGTGAAGAATATGATGCTGCTATTACTGTGGATGGCCCTAAGGGGCCAATTTATGAAGTGAAGCCTGGAGTAATTTATCTTGCCAAGAAAAAATTGAGGCCAATTGTTCCTGCTATCGCAAAATGTTATAAGTATAAACAGTTTAAAAGTTGGGATAGATTTGTTTTGCCATACCCTTTTTCAAAAATAAAAATAGTATATGGTGAGCCGATCTATTTTTCAAAGAATATGGATGAAACTCTTTTGGAGCAGGATAGATTATTCCTTCAGAAAAGGATGCTGGAGTTGTTGAATGACAATACTTAA
- a CDS encoding DegT/DnrJ/EryC1/StrS family aminotransferase yields MIPMLDLKREMNLIGEEIDKAVKSSLKETRFILGPNVESFEKEVAEYLGVKYAVGVGSGTEALHLALRALGVGEGDEVITVPFTFIATAEAILYCNAKPVFVDVDEETMNIDVTQLENKITEKTKVIIPVHLFGNPANLDEVIEVAKKYNIKVLDDCAQSFGAEYKGKKIGSICDVSAFSFFPSKNLGCYGDGGLITTDDESVYNTLKALRNHGSFTRYYHEMLGFNSRLDDIQAAILRVKLKYIDKLNNDRIRIANLYRDRLSDFVKIQAENDNGQHVYHQFTIVSEKRDLIQKRLQEHEIASAIYYPIPVHLQKSFSKLGYKKGDFPVSEKLAEKVVSLPMNPFLEDEEVEIISSVVKNAVNE; encoded by the coding sequence ATGATACCTATGTTAGATTTAAAAAGGGAAATGAATTTAATTGGAGAAGAGATAGATAAGGCAGTTAAAAGCTCTTTAAAAGAAACGAGATTTATTTTAGGTCCAAATGTAGAATCCTTTGAAAAGGAAGTGGCTGAATATCTTGGAGTTAAATATGCTGTTGGTGTTGGCAGTGGTACTGAGGCTTTGCATCTTGCTTTGAGAGCATTAGGTGTTGGCGAGGGGGACGAGGTAATAACTGTGCCATTTACCTTTATTGCAACTGCTGAGGCTATTCTTTATTGCAATGCGAAACCTGTTTTTGTGGATGTTGACGAAGAAACTATGAACATAGATGTTACTCAGTTAGAAAATAAAATTACTGAAAAAACAAAAGTTATAATCCCTGTTCATCTATTTGGTAATCCAGCTAATCTTGATGAGGTTATTGAAGTAGCGAAGAAATACAATATAAAAGTACTTGATGATTGTGCTCAATCTTTTGGTGCAGAATACAAAGGGAAAAAAATTGGCTCAATTTGTGATGTAAGTGCTTTTAGTTTTTTTCCAAGTAAAAATTTGGGTTGTTATGGGGATGGAGGTCTCATAACGACTGATGATGAAAGTGTTTACAATACATTAAAAGCATTGAGAAATCATGGTTCTTTTACAAGATATTACCATGAGATGTTGGGATTTAATTCTAGGCTAGATGATATCCAGGCTGCAATTTTGAGAGTAAAACTTAAGTATATTGATAAACTTAACAATGACAGAATTAGGATAGCAAATTTGTATAGAGATCGTTTGTCTGATTTTGTAAAGATACAGGCTGAAAATGATAATGGTCAACATGTTTATCATCAATTTACTATAGTAAGTGAGAAAAGGGATTTAATTCAAAAAAGATTACAAGAGCATGAAATCGCTTCTGCTATTTATTATCCCATCCCTGTTCATTTGCAAAAGAGTTTTAGTAAACTTGGTTATAAGAAAGGAGACTTCCCAGTATCTGAAAAATTAGCTGAAAAGGTTGTGTCATTACCAATGAACCCATTTTTAGAAGATGAAGAAGTTGAGATAATTTCAAGTGTGGTAAAAAACGCTGTAAATGAATGA
- a CDS encoding ABC transporter permease — translation MLNYIIKRLLGMIPMLIGITMISFIVINLAPGDPVQFLSQMNPKVSETARAKFIKMYELDKPIHIRYFNWLKKVAKLDFGESFALDRKPVLEKIKERLPLTIYLNVTAMVLIFIIALPLGVLSAYYKDTLFDRGVTIFVFIGFAIPTFWLALLCMYYFGVVLGWLPISGLKSYNFDSLTMFGKIIDVIKHTIMPVGISVFGGLAGLSRFARNSMLEVLNEEYVEAARSRGLPENKILFKHALRNALLPIITILGLSIPGLIGGSVIFESIFGLPGMGQLFYQSVMMRDYPTIMGILVIGAVLTLIGNLVADVVYALVDPRIRYGKKG, via the coding sequence ATGTTAAATTATATAATTAAAAGATTGCTAGGTATGATCCCTATGCTTATAGGGATTACGATGATTAGTTTTATTGTTATCAATCTTGCTCCAGGTGACCCTGTGCAGTTTTTATCTCAGATGAATCCTAAAGTTTCAGAAACTGCAAGAGCAAAATTTATTAAAATGTATGAACTTGATAAGCCCATACATATCAGGTATTTTAATTGGCTAAAAAAGGTTGCCAAATTGGATTTTGGTGAATCATTTGCTTTAGATAGGAAGCCGGTTTTAGAAAAAATAAAAGAGCGATTGCCTTTGACTATTTATTTGAATGTAACTGCTATGGTGTTAATTTTTATTATAGCGTTACCTTTAGGTGTTTTATCTGCTTATTATAAAGATACCTTGTTTGATAGAGGGGTAACTATTTTTGTTTTTATCGGTTTTGCAATACCCACTTTCTGGCTAGCTCTTCTTTGTATGTATTATTTTGGCGTTGTTCTTGGATGGCTGCCAATATCAGGTCTTAAATCTTATAATTTTGATTCATTGACTATGTTTGGTAAAATTATTGATGTTATCAAACATACTATAATGCCTGTGGGAATATCGGTCTTTGGTGGACTTGCTGGGTTATCACGATTTGCAAGAAACAGTATGCTTGAAGTGTTAAATGAAGAATATGTAGAGGCTGCTAGAAGTAGAGGTCTTCCAGAAAATAAAATATTGTTTAAGCACGCGTTAAGAAATGCGTTGTTACCAATAATTACAATATTAGGTTTATCGATTCCAGGGCTTATTGGTGGTAGTGTGATATTTGAATCTATTTTTGGGCTACCAGGTATGGGGCAGCTTTTCTACCAATCTGTTATGATGAGAGATTATCCAACAATAATGGGTATTTTGGTTATTGGAGCAGTTTTAACGTTGATTGGAAATTTAGTTGCTGACGTGGTTTATGCTCTAGTAGATCCAAGGATTAGGTATGGGAAAAAAGGGTAG
- a CDS encoding 3-deoxy-D-manno-octulosonic acid transferase, whose product MTILKIIYNLLIFILIPFIVPLGYLAALWKKEEKDYFERFGFIKIDKEIEKSIWFHCASVGEVRSLKVLVDEIRKRFPDLSIVVTTVTYSGKEIAIKELKPDVCFLLPIENSFAIRYLIQLLNTKLFFIVDTEIWPNLIITASKETSLVMINGRISDRSFKSYYKLKFIFKYLLTRFDKIFVKSEDDYIKFKKILEGEENLELLGNLKFFVKKDVEIDELEFLKGNFFTAGSTHRGEEELVLNAFGQVKDKYDKLIIVPRHLNRVDEVYKIIKNYDYSVAKWSEGEDKILKSKVILVDKFGMLEKFYKISSKIFVGGSVVNNIGGHNIFESLQFRKVIGCGENMWNFKEIYDLAKKYNLIYTVKNKEDFESYLKDEVILNCDFDGFENELNNIAKNKISKILDFIDRKL is encoded by the coding sequence ATGACAATACTTAAAATTATATACAATTTGCTTATTTTTATTTTAATCCCTTTTATTGTACCTTTAGGTTATTTAGCAGCTCTTTGGAAGAAAGAAGAAAAAGATTATTTTGAAAGGTTTGGGTTTATTAAAATAGATAAAGAGATAGAAAAGAGTATTTGGTTTCATTGTGCAAGTGTTGGAGAAGTTAGAAGCCTTAAAGTATTAGTTGATGAGATTAGAAAGAGATTTCCTGATCTATCAATTGTTGTGACCACTGTTACTTACTCAGGGAAGGAGATCGCAATAAAGGAATTAAAACCTGATGTATGTTTTTTATTGCCTATTGAAAACAGCTTTGCAATAAGATACTTAATTCAGCTTTTGAATACAAAACTTTTTTTTATTGTAGATACAGAGATTTGGCCAAATTTAATAATTACTGCAAGCAAAGAAACATCTTTAGTTATGATTAATGGCAGGATATCTGATAGGAGTTTTAAAAGTTATTATAAACTAAAATTTATATTTAAATATTTATTAACAAGATTTGATAAAATTTTTGTAAAAAGTGAAGATGATTATATAAAATTTAAGAAGATATTAGAGGGAGAAGAAAATTTAGAATTATTAGGAAATTTGAAGTTTTTTGTAAAAAAAGATGTGGAAATTGATGAATTAGAGTTTTTAAAAGGGAATTTTTTCACTGCTGGAAGTACACACCGAGGGGAAGAAGAGTTAGTTTTGAATGCATTTGGCCAAGTAAAAGATAAATACGATAAATTGATAATTGTACCAAGGCATTTAAACAGGGTTGATGAAGTATATAAAATTATAAAAAATTATGATTATAGCGTTGCTAAGTGGAGTGAAGGAGAAGATAAAATATTAAAAAGTAAAGTTATTTTAGTGGATAAGTTTGGGATGTTGGAGAAGTTTTATAAAATTTCTAGCAAAATTTTTGTTGGGGGCTCAGTAGTAAACAATATCGGTGGGCATAATATTTTTGAGTCGTTGCAGTTTAGAAAAGTTATAGGATGTGGTGAAAATATGTGGAATTTTAAAGAGATATACGATTTGGCTAAAAAATATAATTTGATTTATACTGTAAAGAATAAGGAAGATTTTGAGTCATATTTAAAAGATGAAGTAATTTTAAATTGTGATTTTGATGGATTTGAAAATGAGCTAAATAATATTGCTAAAAATAAAATTTCTAAGATTTTAGATTTTATAGATAGGAAGTTGTAG
- the nikC gene encoding nickel transporter permease, giving the protein MGKKGSTLFWVGLVIVVSFFVIAVFAPVIATHDPYKIDLNNIFLPPSKDHLFGTDDLGRDVFSRIVYGSRVSLLVGFISVGISIVIGTAFGLIAGYYGGFIDSMVMRFVDVMLSFPSFFLILAVIGFLKPSLVNVMIVIGLTSWMGVARMVRAEVLSVKERDYVIAAKILGLRTWKILLKHVLPNVFTPIFVTATLGIAGAILTESALSFLGLGVQPPTPSWGNILTVGKDNIMFAWWLSFFPGVAIFLTVLGYNLLGEGLRDLLDPKEEQRK; this is encoded by the coding sequence ATGGGAAAAAAGGGTAGTACACTTTTTTGGGTAGGCTTGGTTATTGTTGTTAGTTTTTTTGTTATAGCTGTTTTTGCTCCAGTTATTGCGACTCATGATCCTTATAAGATAGATTTGAATAATATATTCTTACCACCATCAAAAGATCATCTCTTTGGGACAGATGATTTAGGGAGAGATGTATTTAGTAGGATAGTTTATGGTTCTAGGGTATCACTTTTAGTGGGCTTTATATCTGTTGGTATTTCAATTGTTATTGGTACAGCTTTCGGATTGATTGCAGGTTATTATGGGGGTTTTATTGATAGTATGGTTATGCGTTTTGTTGATGTTATGCTAAGCTTCCCATCTTTTTTTCTGATCCTTGCAGTTATCGGTTTCTTAAAACCAAGTCTTGTAAATGTAATGATAGTTATTGGTTTGACGAGTTGGATGGGTGTCGCAAGGATGGTTAGAGCAGAAGTTCTAAGCGTAAAAGAAAGGGATTATGTAATTGCTGCAAAAATATTAGGGCTTAGAACATGGAAGATTCTTTTAAAGCATGTTTTACCAAATGTTTTTACACCTATTTTTGTTACTGCAACTTTGGGGATAGCTGGAGCTATTTTGACAGAGTCTGCATTGAGCTTTTTGGGGCTTGGTGTCCAGCCACCTACTCCATCTTGGGGAAATATCTTGACAGTTGGAAAAGATAATATAATGTTTGCCTGGTGGTTATCATTTTTCCCTGGAGTTGCAATATTTTTAACAGTGCTTGGGTACAATCTCTTGGGTGAAGGGCTAAGAGATTTATTAGATCCAAAAGAAGAACAAAGAAAATAA
- a CDS encoding TRAP transporter substrate-binding protein, with amino-acid sequence MMKRREFLKKAAVTTAAAGAALSFGAPAVHAKKRYLWKMVTTWPPHFPVMGEAADMLAKWVETMSEGRLKIQVYGGGELVPPLQAFDAVSGGMVEMGHGASYYWAGKSPATQFFAAVPFGMNAQQMNAWIYAGDGLKLWEEVYANFNVKPMPAGNTGVQMGGWFNKEIKTISDFKGLKMRIPGLGGKVLAKAGGTAVLSAGGEIYTNLERGVIDATEWVGPYHDYLMGFYKVAKYYYYPGWHEPGTVLEMFVNKKAFESLPKDLQEIIVTAAYRSNLWMLSTFEAKNNFYLNKLINEHGVKLKQFPEPVLKQLKKYSQEVLEEIVEKDPLSKKVYDNFLAFKKNVVAWANISEIAYAKTLNL; translated from the coding sequence ATGATGAAAAGAAGAGAGTTTTTAAAGAAGGCTGCTGTAACAACCGCTGCAGCTGGCGCTGCGTTATCTTTCGGTGCTCCAGCTGTTCATGCTAAGAAAAGATATCTTTGGAAAATGGTTACAACATGGCCACCTCATTTCCCTGTAATGGGTGAAGCTGCTGATATGCTTGCAAAATGGGTTGAAACAATGTCAGAAGGTAGGCTCAAAATACAGGTATATGGTGGTGGTGAACTCGTCCCCCCTCTACAAGCTTTCGATGCTGTTAGTGGCGGTATGGTAGAAATGGGCCACGGAGCATCTTATTACTGGGCTGGGAAATCTCCTGCTACTCAATTTTTTGCTGCAGTTCCATTTGGTATGAATGCTCAGCAGATGAATGCATGGATTTATGCAGGTGATGGCCTTAAACTATGGGAAGAAGTTTATGCAAATTTCAATGTAAAACCAATGCCTGCAGGAAATACTGGCGTTCAGATGGGCGGATGGTTTAACAAAGAAATAAAAACCATCTCTGACTTCAAAGGCTTAAAAATGAGAATCCCTGGTCTTGGTGGTAAAGTACTCGCTAAAGCTGGTGGTACCGCTGTTCTTTCAGCTGGTGGAGAAATCTATACAAACCTTGAAAGAGGTGTAATTGATGCCACCGAATGGGTTGGTCCATATCATGACTACTTGATGGGATTTTATAAAGTAGCTAAATACTATTACTACCCTGGATGGCATGAACCAGGTACAGTTTTAGAAATGTTTGTAAACAAAAAAGCTTTTGAGAGCTTGCCAAAAGATTTGCAGGAGATCATTGTAACTGCTGCTTATAGATCCAATCTTTGGATGCTATCAACATTTGAAGCAAAGAATAATTTTTATCTCAATAAACTTATCAATGAGCATGGTGTTAAACTGAAACAGTTCCCAGAACCTGTACTAAAACAACTCAAAAAATATTCTCAAGAAGTATTAGAAGAAATAGTTGAAAAAGATCCTTTGAGTAAAAAAGTATATGACAACTTTCTTGCATTCAAAAAGAATGTTGTTGCATGGGCTAATATTTCTGAAATTGCTTACGCAAAAACACTTAACCTATAA
- a CDS encoding lysophospholipid acyltransferase family protein encodes MLFFINILRKFELKTLYKLADILGIIAFYVIKDRRKVAIKNCEVIGVRPNNFFLKRNFQNIFRSFFELLYLDKIDAEFIVNNVIIEDEKNLYNKIGKYNSLLVVSAHIGSWEFGPVFVKKIFKKKIAIIGRRIKNKKIDSFVKKQRGSQGIEYFTHRDVALKVSKLLDDDYYIGSLLDHGAMEKDSIYVDFFGLKTTFIAGIPLIAIRKKIPILPIFVIRENGYYKMIHYDLIFPEKKGDLKVRLNSMARKINMVYEDVIKKHPDQWYLIHKRFKRVKKDEETYSIY; translated from the coding sequence GTGCTCTTTTTTATTAACATATTGAGAAAATTTGAGCTTAAAACTTTGTATAAGTTAGCTGATATATTGGGGATTATCGCTTTTTATGTTATAAAAGATCGCAGAAAAGTAGCTATAAAAAATTGTGAAGTAATAGGTGTTAGGCCTAATAACTTTTTTTTGAAGAGAAATTTTCAAAATATCTTTAGATCTTTTTTCGAGTTGCTTTATTTAGATAAAATTGACGCTGAGTTTATAGTAAACAATGTAATTATTGAAGATGAAAAAAATTTATATAATAAAATTGGTAAATATAATTCTTTGTTAGTGGTTAGTGCTCATATTGGCTCTTGGGAGTTTGGCCCAGTTTTTGTAAAAAAGATATTTAAGAAGAAAATAGCAATCATTGGTAGAAGGATTAAAAATAAGAAAATTGATAGCTTTGTTAAAAAGCAGAGGGGGAGCCAGGGAATAGAATATTTTACTCATAGGGATGTGGCTTTGAAAGTATCAAAGTTATTGGACGATGATTATTATATTGGAAGCTTACTTGATCATGGTGCAATGGAAAAAGATAGTATTTATGTTGATTTTTTTGGATTAAAAACGACTTTTATAGCTGGAATTCCATTGATTGCTATTCGTAAAAAAATACCAATTTTACCCATTTTTGTCATAAGGGAAAATGGCTATTATAAAATGATTCATTATGATTTAATATTTCCTGAAAAAAAAGGGGATTTAAAAGTAAGGTTAAATTCTATGGCAAGAAAAATAAATATGGTTTATGAAGATGTTATAAAAAAGCATCCAGATCAATGGTATTTAATTCATAAAAGATTTAAAAGGGTGAAAAAGGATGAAGAGACCTACAGTATTTATTGA
- the secG gene encoding preprotein translocase subunit SecG has translation MYSIIIAIHVFVSILLILAVLLQSGKESDLGSAFGGGSSDSFGPATPANIMNKITTILVIVFFFTSITLTIMSKNRTGESILNNIPVNAPVEQKNNLPQVPLQSK, from the coding sequence ATGTATAGCATAATAATAGCCATTCATGTGTTTGTTAGTATACTCTTAATCTTAGCTGTTTTATTGCAGTCGGGAAAAGAGTCTGATTTAGGCTCAGCTTTTGGTGGTGGTTCAAGTGATAGCTTTGGGCCAGCTACACCAGCAAATATTATGAATAAGATTACGACAATTTTGGTTATTGTGTTCTTTTTTACTTCAATTACGTTGACAATTATGTCAAAGAATAGAACAGGAGAAAGTATTTTAAATAATATTCCTGTTAATGCGCCGGTAGAGCAGAAAAACAATTTGCCTCAGGTTCCATTGCAGAGCAAATGA
- a CDS encoding D-glycero-alpha-D-manno-heptose-1,7-bisphosphate 7-phosphatase, with product MKRPTVFIDRDGTINIEAGYINHEDNFIIYPFVYQAIRLLNKLDILAIVVTNQAGVAKGYFPLENVYKLHNKMVRLLENNGAKIDGIYFCPHHKDAKIREFKKDCGCRKPKPGMINRAITELAVDTDFMYVIGDKVSDIELGVNCKCKTALVMTGYGKAEIEKLKSKNITADFIGENLLDAVYFVIDDLKKRGYPLFL from the coding sequence ATGAAGAGACCTACAGTATTTATTGATAGAGATGGCACAATCAATATTGAAGCAGGTTATATTAATCATGAAGATAACTTTATAATTTACCCATTCGTCTATCAGGCTATTAGATTACTTAACAAATTGGATATTTTGGCCATTGTTGTTACGAATCAGGCTGGAGTTGCAAAAGGTTATTTCCCTTTGGAAAATGTATATAAACTGCATAACAAAATGGTAAGACTTTTAGAAAATAATGGAGCAAAAATTGATGGGATATACTTTTGTCCACATCATAAGGATGCAAAAATAAGAGAGTTTAAAAAGGATTGTGGATGTAGAAAGCCTAAACCTGGCATGATTAATAGAGCTATTACTGAATTAGCTGTTGATACCGATTTTATGTATGTTATTGGAGATAAGGTTAGTGATATTGAACTAGGAGTTAATTGTAAGTGTAAAACTGCCCTTGTTATGACAGGTTATGGAAAAGCAGAAATAGAAAAACTTAAAAGTAAAAATATTACTGCAGATTTTATTGGTGAAAATTTGTTAGATGCTGTTTATTTTGTGATTGATGATTTAAAAAAGAGGGGGTACCCCCTCTTTTTATAG
- a CDS encoding peptide-binding protein: MIFAKRLFLLLLLIFVFTSCGTNEEPVSKKNKEKLENETVAFGDALVEGSIGDASNLIPILATDSASHSVAGLIYNGLLKYDKNLNLVGDLAEKWEVSEDKKVITFYLKKGVKWQDGKPFTSEDVKYTYEIIVDDKTPTAYDADFRLIEKVETPDNYTVKVYYKMAYAPALASWTVSILPAHLLKGKPITKSPLQRKPIGTGPYKFLEWKSQDHITLVANEDYFEGKPHIERYIYRVIPDTSSMFLELLNQNIDMMGLFPLQYTKQTENTRFKKYYKKYKYLANSYTYIGYNLKNSLFADKRVRQALTYATPKDDIIKGVLFGLGVKATGPYKPGTIWYNPNVKKYDYNLEKAKELLKEVGWSDVDGDGILEKSGKKFKITILTNQGNSSRSRIAEIVQQSWEKIGIKVEIRILEWATFISEYIDKRNFQVVILGWSIPQEPDLYDVWHSSNCRDKKLNFICYQNKEVDNLIEKARVEFDVEKRKSYYHKIQEILAEDQPYTFLYVPDALIALHKRFRNVSPAPAGLMYNFIDWYVPKAEQRYHFTK; encoded by the coding sequence ATGATATTTGCCAAGAGGCTTTTTTTACTATTACTGTTAATTTTTGTTTTTACTTCTTGTGGGACAAACGAGGAACCTGTATCTAAAAAAAACAAAGAAAAGCTTGAAAATGAAACTGTAGCTTTTGGTGATGCTTTAGTTGAGGGGAGTATTGGTGACGCAAGTAATTTAATACCAATATTAGCTACTGATTCGGCATCTCATTCTGTTGCAGGGCTTATTTACAATGGCTTATTAAAATATGATAAAAATCTTAATCTTGTAGGTGATTTGGCTGAGAAATGGGAAGTTTCAGAGGATAAAAAAGTAATCACATTTTATCTTAAAAAGGGTGTAAAGTGGCAGGATGGGAAACCTTTTACATCTGAGGATGTAAAGTATACATACGAAATAATTGTGGATGATAAAACACCTACTGCGTATGATGCAGATTTTAGATTAATTGAAAAAGTTGAAACACCCGATAATTATACAGTTAAAGTTTATTATAAAATGGCTTATGCACCAGCATTAGCAAGTTGGACAGTATCGATTTTACCTGCACACTTGTTAAAAGGGAAACCAATAACAAAATCCCCATTACAGAGGAAACCAATAGGAACAGGACCATATAAATTTTTAGAATGGAAATCTCAGGACCATATTACATTGGTTGCAAATGAAGATTATTTTGAAGGGAAACCACACATAGAAAGATATATATACAGAGTTATACCTGATACTTCATCAATGTTCTTAGAACTGTTAAATCAAAACATTGATATGATGGGTTTATTCCCTTTGCAATATACAAAACAGACTGAGAATACAAGATTTAAAAAATATTATAAAAAATATAAATACTTGGCTAATTCCTACACATATATTGGTTATAATCTGAAAAATAGCTTATTTGCTGATAAAAGGGTTAGACAAGCATTAACCTATGCTACCCCTAAAGATGATATTATCAAAGGGGTTTTGTTTGGTCTTGGTGTAAAGGCTACAGGGCCATACAAGCCAGGGACCATTTGGTATAACCCAAATGTAAAAAAATATGATTATAACTTGGAAAAGGCTAAAGAACTTTTAAAAGAGGTTGGTTGGTCTGATGTGGATGGCGATGGTATTTTAGAAAAGAGCGGAAAAAAGTTTAAGATAACTATTTTGACAAATCAGGGGAACAGTTCTCGAAGTAGGATAGCTGAAATAGTTCAACAAAGCTGGGAAAAAATTGGGATTAAGGTAGAAATTAGAATTTTAGAATGGGCAACATTTATTAGCGAGTATATTGATAAACGGAATTTTCAGGTTGTTATTTTGGGTTGGAGTATACCTCAGGAGCCTGATTTGTATGATGTATGGCACTCTTCAAATTGTAGAGATAAAAAGTTAAATTTTATATGTTATCAAAATAAAGAGGTGGATAATCTAATTGAAAAGGCTCGTGTTGAGTTTGATGTTGAAAAGAGAAAGAGTTATTATCACAAAATTCAAGAAATTTTAGCAGAAGATCAACCTTATACTTTTCTGTATGTACCTGATGCATTGATAGCTCTTCACAAGAGGTTTAGAAATGTTTCTCCAGCTCCAGCGGGTCTGATGTACAATTTTATAGATTGGTACGTTCCAAAAGCTGAACAGCGATATCATTTTACAAAGTAG
- the tpiA gene encoding triose-phosphate isomerase: MRKPLIVGNWKMNTTISEGVELVKSVIDSGVDQLSVDFGFAPPFISIYEIKKYLNDSHILAGQNMYFEDSGAYTGEISADMLLGAGCNYVILGHSERRHIFGETDEVINKKVLHALKKGLNVILCVGELLEEREAGCEVETVLRQVGLGLKSVEKGLINNVVIAYEPVWAIGTGKTASKDDAEKMHMEIRKYIAKLYDDDVAQRIRIMYGGSVKPENIKELMSSPEIDGALVGGASLKAESFIKILKYYE, from the coding sequence ATGAGGAAGCCTTTGATCGTTGGTAATTGGAAAATGAATACCACTATTTCAGAGGGCGTTGAGCTTGTGAAATCTGTTATTGATAGTGGTGTGGATCAATTAAGTGTGGATTTTGGTTTTGCACCACCATTTATCTCTATATATGAAATCAAGAAATATTTAAATGATAGCCATATCTTAGCTGGTCAGAATATGTATTTTGAAGATTCTGGTGCGTATACTGGAGAAATTTCTGCTGATATGCTTTTAGGTGCTGGGTGTAATTATGTTATTTTAGGACACTCTGAAAGAAGACATATTTTTGGGGAAACAGATGAGGTAATAAATAAAAAAGTATTACACGCACTAAAAAAAGGATTAAATGTTATTTTATGTGTGGGTGAGCTTTTAGAAGAGAGAGAAGCTGGTTGTGAGGTTGAGACAGTTTTAAGGCAAGTTGGTTTGGGATTAAAAAGTGTTGAAAAAGGGTTGATTAATAATGTTGTAATTGCTTATGAGCCTGTATGGGCAATAGGGACAGGAAAAACAGCCTCGAAAGACGATGCTGAAAAGATGCATATGGAAATTAGAAAATATATAGCTAAGCTTTATGACGATGATGTAGCTCAACGTATTAGAATAATGTATGGTGGAAGCGTCAAACCAGAGAATATTAAAGAATTGATGAGTTCACCAGAGATAGATGGTGCTTTAGTTGGTGGTGCAAGCTTAAAAGCTGAATCTTTTATAAAAATTTTAAAATATTATGAATAA